The following DNA comes from Elusimicrobiota bacterium.
CGATGATTCCTTGTGAGTGTAAAGACCTGGGATGAGGGCGTCAAGGGTCCTGGGGCCGCATTTCCTTGACGATTTTTGGACTCCGCGGCCCGCCTTATCGATTTGCTAAAATATCCAAAGATGAGCCGGTTGTTCTGCGTCGACGGCACGAATCTGGTCCGCACCGCCTACGGCTACGGCGGCCCGGCCCACGCGGCGCAGGAGGACGCGGACACGGACCGGGTCACGGTGATCTTCGCCCAGCTGTGCGAGGACGCCGGCGGGGACATCGAAGTCGAGCTCTTTTACGACGGGGCTTTCCGGACGCTCGGCGGCCCGCGGCCGGACAACTTCCGCGTGAGCTTCACGCGCGAGCTGAAGGCCGACGACCTGATCCTCGACCGGGTCCGTTCCCGGAAATGGAGCGGCGGGAAGACGACGGTCGTGACGGCCGACGTCGAGCTGGGCGAGATGGCCGAGGCGGAGGGCGGGAAATGGCTGCGCGTCGGCCACGGCTCGCCGCCGGAAGGCGTCGCGCGACGGATCGGAGGACGGTTTCTCAAATGAGCGTCAAGAACTCGGTGATCATCGTCGGCGGCGGCATCATGGGCGTGCAGACGGCCTACCATCTCGCCCTGCTCGGCCACACGGTCACCCTCCTCGACCAGCGCGACGTCCCCAACCAATGGGCGGCCTCGGGCGACCACCTGCGCGTGTTCCGCCTCACCTACGGCAAGGACTCGTTCTACACCGAGATGGCCCTCAAGGCCCTGCCGATGTGGCTCGAGCTGAACACGCTCTCCGAGGAGACCCTCCTCCTGCAGAACGGCGTGCTGGAGCTCGCGCCCAAGGCCGCCGGCTACGAGGCGCACAGCCTGGGCGTCCTCCAGGACCGCAAGGTCCGCTTCGAGAAGCTCCTGCCCCCGGAGGTCAAGAAGCGCTACCCGATGTACCGCTCGGGCGCCTTCAAGTGGGCGCTGTTCCACCCGGACGGCGGCATGATCTGGGCCAGCCGCGCCGTCGCCGCGACCGCGTCCATCGCCCAGCGCAAGGGCGTCAAGATCCGCAACGGCGTCAAGGTCGTCTCGATCCAGAGGGACAAGAACGGGATCAAGTCGGTCAAGGACTCGACGGGCAAGGCGTGGGAGGCCGACAAGTTCCTCTTCGCGGCGGGCTACTGGTCCAACGAGCTGCTCAAGCCTTGGGGCGTCCCGATCAAGATCACCAAGCAGGAACAGTTGTTCTTAAGACCCCAGGAGGGCCGCGGCCGCTACCGCCCCGAGCATTTCCCCGTCTTCGCGAGCGCGGCCTCCGGCTTCTACGGCTTCCCGGTGCACATCCAGGGCTTCATCAAGATCGGCGACCACCGCAAAGGTCCCGTCGTGAAGGCGGCCAACCCCGACGAGATGCGCACGCTGTCCCCGAAGTTCGAGAAGGCCTGCCGCAAGTTCCTCAAGCAGTACATCCCCGAGCTCGCGGGCTTCGTCGACTTCGAGGGCCACGTGTGCTGGTACGACAACACGCCCGACGACGATTTCATCATGGACCGCCTGCCCGACGCGCCCAACGGCTTCGTCGCGGCCGGCTTCTCCGGCCACGGCTTCAAGTTCGCGCCGGTCATCGGCAAGTCGATGGCCGAGCTCATCGTCGGCGGCAAGTCCGAGCTGAACCTGCACCGCTTCCGCCTCGGCCGCTTCAAGCTGCGCAAAGGTTAGGATAGGTCCTAGGACCCTTGTCGATTTTGTGGAATCGAGCTAAACTTCCGCTATGACTTATAAAGCATTGTTCGAACGAAAACTTGGGAAGATGGCGGTGAGAAAGCTGCCCTCCAAGTGGATTCGACATATTGCTCGTATCGATGCGCTTCCCAAGCCCGTCAAAGTCATTCCCGCCAAAAAGCTGCGTGAGCTGGTAAGTGCCTAGTCGGGCTTACTTTCTAGACGCTAGCGCGCTCGTTCATAAATACTCCAACCTCAAAGATTCCGAATCCCGCCGCGTTCAGGAGTCTTCGTGACGCGCTTTTGAACGACGTCAGTAAAGATCGGATCATCTCGTCTTATGAACTAAAACGGCGCCACTTCGAGGACATAGAGGAGATTTTTATTCGCGATCACCGGTTGGGTTTACCGAGAAATTCTGGAGATTGGCTGAGCTCTCACGACGCGCTGATCATCAGCATGGCGACGGAATTTGCAGATAAGCACCGGGACTCTCGAAATGACGTCGTTATCGTGACATGCGATCGCCGGATTGCCGATTTCTGCGCCTATTACCGTGGAGAGTTCGCTTCCGCGGTGTATGTTCTCAATCGAGATAACGTCTAGTGCTTCATTCGCTTGATCGAGGCGTTGATGTTTCGCGGTGGGCGCTCTAGCAGGCTGCTGAAAAACCTCCCCATCCATAAAAACGAACCACAAAGTCACTAAGGCACTAAGAGAAGATGGCCTTAAACCCATCAAACTCGGTGTCTTCGTGTCTTTGTGGTTTGGTCGGCCCCACCGTTAGGGCTTTTTCAGCAGCCTGCTAGCGGCGCTCGCGGC
Coding sequences within:
- the solA gene encoding N-methyl-L-tryptophan oxidase → MSVKNSVIIVGGGIMGVQTAYHLALLGHTVTLLDQRDVPNQWAASGDHLRVFRLTYGKDSFYTEMALKALPMWLELNTLSEETLLLQNGVLELAPKAAGYEAHSLGVLQDRKVRFEKLLPPEVKKRYPMYRSGAFKWALFHPDGGMIWASRAVAATASIAQRKGVKIRNGVKVVSIQRDKNGIKSVKDSTGKAWEADKFLFAAGYWSNELLKPWGVPIKITKQEQLFLRPQEGRGRYRPEHFPVFASAASGFYGFPVHIQGFIKIGDHRKGPVVKAANPDEMRTLSPKFEKACRKFLKQYIPELAGFVDFEGHVCWYDNTPDDDFIMDRLPDAPNGFVAAGFSGHGFKFAPVIGKSMAELIVGGKSELNLHRFRLGRFKLRKG